Proteins found in one Pseudomonadota bacterium genomic segment:
- a CDS encoding ribbon-helix-helix protein, CopG family — MEGPTQRTTIYLEPKLHKALRLKAIETSQSVSEIVNNAILQALAEDADDLAAFEARAAEPEISFEKALKELRKNGRL, encoded by the coding sequence ATGGAAGGGCCGACCCAGCGAACGACGATCTACCTCGAGCCGAAGCTGCACAAGGCGCTCCGGCTCAAGGCGATCGAGACGTCCCAGTCCGTGTCGGAGATCGTAAACAACGCGATCCTGCAGGCGCTCGCCGAGGACGCGGACGACCTCGCGGCGTTCGAGGCACGCGCGGCCGAGCCGGAGATCTCGTTCGAGAAAGCGCTCAAGGAACTCCGGAAGAATGGGCGCCTATAA
- a CDS encoding type II toxin-antitoxin system RelE/ParE family toxin, producing the protein MGAYKVFFKRSALKELEAIPKKDLKRILAAIEALSVDPRPPQSRKLAAGEKYRLRQGVYRVLYTIEDDKLVVCVVRVAHRREAYR; encoded by the coding sequence ATGGGCGCCTATAAGGTCTTCTTCAAGAGGTCCGCGCTCAAGGAGCTCGAGGCGATCCCGAAGAAGGATCTCAAGCGGATCCTCGCGGCGATCGAGGCGCTCTCGGTGGACCCGCGGCCGCCGCAGTCGAGGAAGCTCGCCGCCGGCGAGAAGTACCGCCTGCGCCAGGGCGTCTACCGCGTGCTGTACACCATCGAGGACGACAAGCTCGTCGTCTGCGTCGTGCGCGTCGCGCATCGGCGCGAGGCGTATCGGTAG
- a CDS encoding DTW domain-containing protein gives MTREMCYRCFWPKPLCWCGSIQPMETATRFEFLMHPKEFKRVKAGTGRLTHLCLSNSEIRVGVGFDEDAAVQALIRDPLYAAVLLYPGPGARNLSQGDPPVDDLGGRQLLVFLLDATWPLARKMLRLSPSLQQLPRAMLTPSTPSRFVIKQQPHLGCLSTLEATHELLVALARAGLDRYPNPEQLLDLFARMQDIQIRCAADPERKGYRRRPYSDPAARVPHQGRSSLRRTKHPIAPEENATPEPGKG, from the coding sequence ATGACCCGCGAGATGTGCTACCGCTGTTTCTGGCCGAAGCCGCTGTGCTGGTGCGGCTCCATCCAGCCGATGGAGACGGCGACGCGCTTCGAATTCCTGATGCACCCCAAGGAGTTCAAGCGGGTGAAGGCCGGCACGGGCCGCCTCACGCACCTCTGCCTCTCGAACAGCGAGATCCGCGTCGGCGTGGGCTTCGACGAGGACGCGGCGGTGCAGGCGCTGATCCGCGATCCCCTTTACGCCGCGGTGCTGCTCTACCCGGGCCCGGGCGCGCGAAACCTCTCCCAAGGCGACCCGCCGGTGGACGATCTGGGCGGGCGGCAGCTACTGGTTTTCCTCCTCGACGCGACGTGGCCCCTTGCGCGGAAGATGCTCCGCCTGAGCCCGAGCCTGCAACAGCTGCCGCGCGCCATGCTCACGCCGTCGACCCCGAGCCGCTTCGTGATCAAGCAGCAGCCGCACCTGGGATGCCTCTCGACGCTGGAGGCGACCCACGAGCTGCTCGTCGCCCTCGCGCGCGCAGGCCTCGACCGCTACCCGAATCCGGAGCAGCTGCTCGATCTCTTCGCGCGCATGCAGGACATCCAGATCCGCTGCGCCGCCGATCCGGAGAGGAAGGGGTATCGGCGCCGCCCTTACAGCGATCCCGCCGCGCGCGTGCCACACCAAGGTCGCAGCAGCCTGCGGCGGACGAAGCACCCGATCGCGCCGGAGGAGAATGCGACACCCGAGCCCGGGAAGGGCTGA
- a CDS encoding oligopeptide transporter, OPT family — protein MGELNAPTKRTKILPENAYTKLKPGEVYVPIVPAEDTRAEVTKWSVSLGLIMVVIFSAACIYMALRAGNAIEAAIPIAILAIFFGKLRKVRSTILENVIVQSIGQASGVVAAGAAFLVPAIYINNLVPEWWQIFLACFIGGALGVALIIPLRKYFVRDLHGELPFPEATAINEILCSGESAGATAGKVLIIAFLMGGAYDFVVEGLNLWPSAISSTAVLGGAGEAMAGARFEITIFGLAALFGLGYIIGLKYASIIAAGSVLAMLLIVPLIYVFGSQLTAFDFAGATHDVSQMGAGKIFATFVKPIGIGAIAISGLIGIIRMGKIVVGSVSLGFKGLKKGAVSADEPRTQTDMNPKNVLLIQLGMALLFAVLFFVVAMITDKEPGITYSGGEALLYAVVGAVVGFLLSFLFTPVAAQAIAIVGVNPVSGMTLITVVITIAILVAFGLKGAGGMFVALIVGTAVCTALSTSGALISDFKIGYWIGATPRQQQRWKFLGLAVAALVVAFVIPVMDKGYGFVKKDESGAPMKDEMGNLVSNTDQLPAPQANMIAAVSRGLLDDPAKQPWLLYGLGAIMAIILYMAGVPMLAFALGMYLPFGINMAVLFGAFTAWIVSKTGGSDRVRQARAEQGTLIASGLMAGAAIFGIITAVLRLPDIGAPIQHISLGLGLKLEGAGLAEMPPQNAFQTFYAENGQILSLVMLCALALACFLLAMWGAKKTIREEDSQQ, from the coding sequence ATGGGTGAGTTGAACGCTCCGACCAAACGAACCAAGATCCTGCCCGAGAACGCGTACACCAAGCTCAAGCCGGGCGAGGTGTACGTGCCGATCGTCCCGGCCGAGGACACGCGCGCCGAGGTGACGAAGTGGTCCGTCAGCTTGGGCCTCATCATGGTCGTCATCTTCTCGGCCGCTTGCATCTACATGGCGCTGCGCGCCGGCAACGCGATCGAGGCGGCGATCCCGATCGCGATCCTCGCGATCTTCTTCGGCAAGCTGCGCAAGGTGCGCAGCACGATCCTCGAGAACGTGATCGTGCAGTCGATCGGCCAGGCCTCGGGCGTGGTGGCGGCCGGCGCCGCGTTCCTGGTGCCCGCGATCTACATCAACAACCTGGTGCCGGAGTGGTGGCAGATCTTCCTCGCGTGCTTCATCGGCGGCGCGCTCGGCGTGGCGCTCATCATCCCGCTGCGCAAGTACTTCGTGCGGGATCTGCACGGCGAGCTGCCGTTCCCGGAGGCGACCGCGATCAACGAGATCCTGTGCTCCGGCGAGTCGGCCGGCGCGACCGCGGGCAAGGTGCTGATCATCGCGTTCCTCATGGGCGGCGCCTACGACTTCGTCGTCGAGGGGTTGAACCTGTGGCCGTCCGCGATCTCGTCGACGGCCGTGCTCGGCGGCGCGGGCGAGGCGATGGCCGGCGCGCGGTTCGAGATCACCATCTTCGGCCTCGCGGCGCTGTTCGGCCTCGGCTACATCATCGGCCTCAAGTACGCGTCGATCATCGCGGCCGGCTCGGTGCTCGCGATGCTGCTCATCGTGCCGCTCATCTACGTGTTCGGCTCGCAGCTCACCGCGTTCGACTTCGCGGGCGCGACCCACGACGTCTCGCAGATGGGCGCGGGCAAGATCTTCGCGACGTTCGTCAAGCCGATCGGCATCGGCGCGATCGCGATCTCCGGGCTCATCGGCATCATCCGCATGGGCAAGATCGTCGTCGGCTCGGTGTCGCTCGGCTTCAAGGGGCTCAAGAAGGGCGCCGTGTCGGCCGACGAACCGCGCACCCAGACCGACATGAACCCCAAGAACGTGCTGCTCATCCAGCTCGGCATGGCGCTCCTGTTCGCGGTGCTGTTCTTCGTCGTCGCGATGATCACCGACAAGGAGCCGGGGATCACGTACTCGGGGGGCGAGGCTTTGCTCTACGCCGTGGTCGGCGCGGTCGTCGGCTTCCTCCTGTCGTTCCTGTTCACGCCGGTCGCGGCGCAGGCGATCGCGATCGTGGGCGTCAACCCGGTGTCCGGCATGACGCTCATCACGGTCGTCATCACCATCGCGATCCTCGTGGCGTTCGGGCTCAAGGGCGCGGGCGGCATGTTCGTGGCGCTCATCGTGGGCACCGCGGTGTGCACCGCGCTCTCGACGTCGGGCGCGCTCATCTCGGACTTCAAGATCGGCTACTGGATCGGCGCCACGCCGCGCCAGCAGCAGAGGTGGAAGTTCCTCGGGCTCGCGGTCGCGGCGCTCGTGGTCGCCTTCGTCATCCCGGTGATGGACAAGGGCTACGGCTTCGTGAAGAAGGACGAGTCCGGCGCGCCGATGAAGGACGAGATGGGCAACCTCGTCTCCAACACGGATCAGCTCCCGGCGCCGCAGGCGAACATGATCGCCGCGGTGAGCCGCGGCCTGCTCGACGATCCGGCCAAGCAGCCGTGGCTCCTGTACGGGCTCGGCGCCATCATGGCGATCATCCTGTACATGGCCGGCGTGCCGATGCTCGCGTTCGCGCTCGGCATGTACCTGCCGTTCGGCATCAACATGGCTGTCTTGTTCGGGGCGTTCACCGCCTGGATCGTGTCGAAGACCGGCGGCTCGGATCGGGTCCGCCAGGCGCGCGCCGAGCAGGGCACGCTGATCGCCTCGGGGCTCATGGCCGGCGCCGCGATCTTCGGCATCATCACGGCCGTGCTCCGGCTCCCGGACATCGGCGCGCCGATCCAGCACATCAGCCTCGGCCTGGGCCTGAAGCTCGAGGGCGCGGGGCTCGCGGAGATGCCGCCCCAGAACGCGTTCCAGACGTTCTACGCCGAGAACGGCCAGATCCTCTCCCTCGTCATGCTCTGCGCGCTCGCGCTCGCCTGCTTCCTGCTCGCCATGTGGGGCGCGAAGAAGACGATCCGCGAAGAGGACTCCCAGCAGTAG
- a CDS encoding MMPL family transporter, whose amino-acid sequence MINRFSVRLAALICRHPWLVVAIGLALSAAGGFLTTKIGIHSNFADLLPDQSPAVRDLKSINKRIGGRGTLMVQVAGKNLPAMERFADALVSKMRAYPPEEVLYIEYKVDTQKAFFDKNKFLYVETDELTKLRDEVQARVDEEIAKANPFFVDLSSDSDEKREKKPAFDFKAKRAEYEDKLDKFDKYLDGYLTNADGTMLVIVIKTPGSNTGVKFAERFTKKVEAEIAALDPKKFDPSIEAELAGELKDLPEEYKALTNDILVVSNLCTVLILLSVFLYFRSFKLLIIMTINLIGALLTTFGIVYLRIGYLTQATAFLAAIVAGNGINFGIYFLARFMEERTKGGEITDRLARTLSGTILSVSTAALAAGTAYASLMATQFKGFNQFGFIGGVGMVICLVYALTVAPALTVLMERHFPFKALSKEKHEQGRIFSAASAWIVTRHPRKVFWTGVVLTIASIVSLVFFLRDPFEYDFRKLRNQVAAKEGSGKRSNDAEQILGQRSSPHIFLADDVDQVPKIEKALSPYMKTAPKKKDRAIKAIRSVHDFLPASVEEQEKRIALLGEIRELIQNRVWKTLNKEDKVEIEQLTPPEDLKPITIDNLPEEMLRPYVELDGTRGTLMYVDMTGSVWDGPSIFRFSRIIREVKLADGKIIRSSGKVVIFNDMIRHVQTEGPWATLIAFSAVMVLLVVVYRNKRDVFVLAAAMITGVLLMMGAAVALNQKINFLNYIAIPISFGIGVDYTVNLYSRFKQEGPGSIDRVLRSTGGAVMITSATTILGFGAMWFSINGAINSFATLAVLGEVACLSVATLFAPAAFVLFMKGLPKKAA is encoded by the coding sequence ATGATCAACCGATTCTCGGTGCGCCTCGCCGCGCTCATCTGCAGGCACCCGTGGCTCGTGGTCGCGATCGGGCTCGCGCTCTCCGCCGCCGGCGGCTTCTTGACGACCAAGATCGGGATCCACTCGAACTTCGCCGACCTCCTCCCGGACCAGTCGCCCGCGGTGCGGGACCTCAAGTCGATCAACAAGCGGATCGGCGGACGCGGCACGCTCATGGTCCAGGTCGCGGGCAAGAACCTCCCCGCGATGGAGCGGTTCGCCGACGCCCTGGTCTCGAAGATGAGGGCCTACCCGCCGGAAGAGGTCCTCTACATCGAGTACAAGGTCGACACGCAGAAGGCCTTCTTCGACAAGAACAAGTTCCTGTACGTCGAGACCGACGAGCTGACCAAGCTCAGGGACGAGGTGCAGGCGCGCGTCGACGAGGAGATCGCCAAGGCGAACCCGTTCTTCGTCGACCTGTCGTCGGACTCGGATGAGAAGAGGGAGAAGAAGCCCGCGTTCGATTTCAAGGCGAAGCGGGCGGAGTACGAGGACAAGCTCGACAAGTTCGACAAGTACCTCGACGGCTACCTGACCAACGCGGACGGCACGATGCTCGTCATCGTGATCAAGACGCCGGGCAGCAACACGGGCGTCAAGTTCGCGGAGCGGTTCACGAAGAAGGTCGAAGCCGAGATCGCGGCGCTCGATCCGAAGAAGTTCGATCCGAGCATCGAGGCGGAGCTCGCCGGCGAGCTGAAGGACCTCCCCGAGGAGTACAAGGCGCTGACGAACGACATCCTCGTGGTCTCCAACCTCTGCACCGTCCTCATCCTGCTATCCGTGTTCCTCTACTTCCGCTCGTTCAAGCTGCTGATCATCATGACGATCAACCTGATAGGCGCCCTCCTGACGACGTTCGGGATCGTCTACCTGCGCATCGGCTACCTCACCCAGGCGACCGCGTTCCTCGCGGCGATCGTGGCCGGCAACGGGATCAACTTCGGGATATACTTCCTGGCGCGCTTCATGGAGGAGCGCACGAAAGGCGGGGAGATCACCGACCGGCTCGCGCGCACCCTAAGCGGCACGATCCTCTCGGTCTCCACGGCGGCGCTCGCGGCGGGCACGGCGTACGCGTCGCTCATGGCCACGCAGTTCAAGGGGTTCAACCAGTTCGGCTTCATAGGCGGCGTCGGCATGGTCATATGCCTCGTGTACGCCCTGACCGTGGCGCCGGCGCTCACCGTGCTCATGGAGCGCCACTTCCCGTTCAAGGCGCTGTCCAAGGAGAAGCACGAGCAAGGGCGCATCTTCTCTGCGGCCTCGGCGTGGATCGTGACGCGCCACCCGCGCAAGGTGTTCTGGACCGGGGTCGTCCTCACGATCGCGTCGATCGTGTCGCTCGTCTTCTTCCTGCGCGATCCGTTCGAGTACGACTTCCGCAAGCTGCGCAACCAGGTCGCGGCGAAGGAGGGGTCGGGGAAGCGCAGCAACGACGCGGAGCAGATCCTCGGCCAGCGCAGCTCGCCGCACATCTTCCTCGCGGACGACGTCGACCAGGTGCCGAAGATCGAGAAGGCGCTCTCCCCGTACATGAAGACCGCCCCGAAGAAGAAGGACCGCGCCATCAAGGCGATCCGCTCGGTGCACGACTTCCTCCCGGCCTCGGTCGAGGAGCAGGAGAAGCGGATCGCGCTCCTCGGCGAGATCCGCGAGCTGATCCAGAACCGCGTGTGGAAGACGCTCAACAAAGAGGACAAGGTGGAGATCGAGCAGCTCACCCCGCCCGAAGATCTCAAGCCTATCACGATCGACAACCTGCCCGAGGAGATGCTCCGGCCGTACGTGGAGCTCGACGGCACGCGCGGCACGCTCATGTACGTCGACATGACCGGCAGCGTCTGGGACGGCCCGTCGATCTTCCGCTTCTCGCGCATCATCCGCGAGGTGAAGCTCGCCGACGGGAAGATCATCCGCTCCAGCGGCAAGGTCGTGATCTTCAACGACATGATCCGCCACGTGCAGACCGAGGGGCCGTGGGCCACACTGATCGCGTTCTCGGCCGTGATGGTGCTCCTCGTCGTGGTGTACAGGAACAAGCGCGACGTCTTCGTCCTCGCGGCGGCGATGATCACGGGGGTGCTCCTGATGATGGGGGCCGCGGTGGCGCTCAATCAGAAGATCAACTTCCTCAACTATATCGCCATCCCGATCAGCTTCGGCATCGGCGTGGACTACACGGTGAACCTCTACTCGCGCTTCAAGCAGGAGGGGCCGGGTTCCATCGACAGGGTGCTCCGCTCCACGGGCGGGGCGGTGATGATCACGAGCGCCACGACGATCCTGGGCTTCGGCGCCATGTGGTTCTCGATCAACGGCGCGATCAACAGCTTCGCCACGCTCGCCGTCCTCGGCGAGGTGGCCTGCCTGTCCGTCGCGACGCTGTTCGCGCCGGCCGCGTTCGTGCTTTTCATGAAGGGGCTGCCGAAGAAGGCGGCGTGA
- a CDS encoding cation diffusion facilitator family transporter, producing the protein MKSGTTKVVVAALGANAGIAAIKFAVAFLTLSAAMLAEAVHSLADTTNQVFLLVGLKRSERPADDAHPFGYGLEQYFWSFVVALMLFFVGAVVSIYEGVEKILEPHPLERTYLIYAILGVSLAIEAFSFSVAYREFKKKRPRGLSNFGALRATKDATVAVVLLEDTAALCGLTIALVGVALAEITGLPVFDGVSSIGIGLLLACVAFLLARKTKGLLIGEAASAEDQRRIREALSGIPGIGKVSRVATLQLGASQILVGIEADFEDGLSADEVEHLILRVEEAIKDAVPTVRSCFIEPHDVPKRGRKKAKEG; encoded by the coding sequence ATGAAATCCGGCACCACGAAGGTCGTGGTCGCGGCGCTCGGCGCGAACGCGGGGATCGCGGCGATCAAGTTCGCGGTCGCGTTCCTGACTTTGAGCGCGGCGATGCTCGCCGAGGCGGTCCACTCGCTCGCGGACACGACGAACCAGGTGTTCCTCCTCGTCGGCCTCAAGAGGAGCGAGCGGCCGGCGGACGACGCGCACCCGTTCGGCTACGGTCTCGAGCAGTACTTCTGGTCGTTCGTCGTGGCGCTCATGCTGTTCTTCGTCGGCGCGGTCGTGTCGATCTACGAGGGCGTCGAGAAGATCCTCGAGCCCCACCCGCTCGAGCGGACGTACCTCATCTACGCCATCCTCGGCGTCTCCCTCGCCATCGAGGCGTTCTCGTTCTCCGTGGCGTACCGCGAGTTCAAGAAGAAGAGGCCCCGGGGGCTCTCCAACTTCGGCGCGCTCCGCGCGACCAAGGACGCGACCGTCGCGGTCGTGCTGCTCGAGGACACGGCCGCGCTGTGCGGGCTCACGATCGCCCTCGTCGGCGTGGCGCTCGCCGAGATCACGGGGCTGCCGGTGTTCGACGGCGTGAGCTCGATCGGCATCGGCCTGCTGCTCGCGTGCGTCGCGTTCCTGCTCGCGCGCAAGACCAAGGGCCTGCTCATCGGCGAGGCGGCCTCCGCCGAGGATCAGCGCCGCATCCGCGAGGCGCTGTCCGGGATCCCGGGCATAGGCAAGGTGAGCCGCGTCGCGACGCTCCAGCTCGGCGCGAGCCAGATCCTCGTCGGGATCGAGGCCGACTTCGAGGACGGGCTCTCCGCCGACGAGGTGGAGCACCTGATCCTCCGGGTGGAGGAGGCGATCAAGGACGCCGTGCCCACCGTGCGCAGCTGCTTCATCGAGCCCCACGACGTGCCGAAGCGCGGCCGGAAGAAGGCGAAGGAAGGATGA
- a CDS encoding M24 family metallopeptidase, producing the protein MISAKIEQAIGILQELDVDAWMIFARESATVHDPCIDLVVGGNVTWASAFILTRKGDRIAVLGSLDKAAHELLGHYKEIVPYVQGVSGPLVEVLKRVDPKKIAIDFSLDDEMSDGLTHGQFLLLQKILEGTPYGARLVSADGIVSRLRSRKTAPELARIERACAETVDLFAQLDRRLETGLTERQIAAIMVEIMEEKGLERAWDADHCPAVFTGPESAGAHAGPTDRVMEPGHLMNVDFGMRFEGYCSDLQRTWYCLRPGEKAPPAIVQKGFHAVRDAIRKAGEFMKPGVRGVEVDAVARGHITGLGFEEYPHALGHQIGRAAHDGAGLLCPRWERYGTKPDAIVEAGQCYTIEPRVNVKDHGVATMEEIVVVTEDGVRYLSKPQTEIMLIGR; encoded by the coding sequence ATGATCTCGGCCAAGATCGAGCAGGCGATAGGCATCCTCCAGGAGCTCGACGTCGACGCGTGGATGATCTTCGCGCGCGAGTCGGCGACCGTGCACGACCCGTGCATCGACCTCGTGGTCGGCGGCAACGTGACCTGGGCGTCGGCGTTCATCCTGACGCGGAAGGGCGACAGGATCGCGGTGCTCGGCTCCCTCGACAAGGCCGCGCACGAGCTGCTCGGCCACTACAAGGAGATCGTGCCGTACGTGCAGGGCGTGAGCGGGCCGCTCGTCGAGGTGCTCAAGCGCGTCGATCCGAAGAAGATCGCGATCGACTTCTCCCTCGACGACGAGATGTCCGACGGCCTGACGCACGGCCAGTTCCTGCTCCTCCAGAAGATCCTCGAGGGCACGCCGTACGGCGCGCGGCTGGTGTCGGCCGACGGGATCGTCTCGCGGCTCCGGTCGCGCAAGACGGCGCCCGAGCTCGCCCGCATCGAGCGCGCCTGCGCCGAGACGGTCGACCTGTTCGCGCAGCTCGACAGGCGGCTCGAGACCGGCCTCACGGAGAGGCAGATCGCCGCGATCATGGTCGAGATCATGGAGGAGAAGGGGCTCGAGCGCGCGTGGGACGCGGACCACTGCCCGGCCGTGTTCACCGGCCCGGAGTCGGCGGGCGCGCACGCCGGGCCGACGGATCGGGTCATGGAGCCCGGCCACCTCATGAACGTCGACTTCGGCATGCGGTTCGAGGGGTACTGCTCGGACCTGCAGCGCACCTGGTACTGCCTCCGCCCGGGCGAGAAGGCGCCGCCCGCGATCGTGCAGAAGGGGTTCCATGCCGTTCGCGACGCGATCCGCAAGGCGGGCGAATTCATGAAGCCGGGCGTCCGTGGCGTGGAGGTGGACGCGGTGGCGCGCGGCCACATCACGGGGCTGGGATTCGAGGAGTACCCGCACGCGCTCGGCCACCAGATCGGGCGCGCGGCGCACGACGGCGCCGGGCTGCTCTGCCCGCGCTGGGAGCGGTACGGCACCAAGCCGGACGCGATCGTCGAGGCCGGGCAGTGCTATACGATCGAACCGCGCGTCAACGTGAAGGATCACGGCGTGGCCACCATGGAGGAGATCGTCGTCGTCACCGAGGACGGCGTCAGGTATCTATCGAAGCCGCAGACCGAGATCATGCTCATCGGGCGCTGA
- a CDS encoding CehA/McbA family metallohydrolase, producing MTNPCRQRRLPPSLLAIPAALAFAAFVALGPSCSDALRRPLAGGGAVVWRIGSTKNPPITPVKGREGDFVLMSASIAVLVAGDEDDPRLEHREGSIVGVVTSAAEGGELDELRPVVRVDGKEVALAVTRVRAEKRDGRPAVVIRASDEKAGIEATTRVELAPSGPYAVIETAVRNTGDAALPAVQVGDRVAWPDGHTFAPGLGFAAEPGTAEARWIGRRGEAASYALAFPGDAPTITFEFEPHGPMGAAAATAPAPLPKGAWRTWRRTLVVVPGGLERAAREAWIALGEPLGEIRGVLAPAPAWVSIEVSRPEGGPSLVAEAAADGAFAVWIPAGRYEIVARTPGGEDRLSVDVRPEEVAVAALTPPTPGVLRFRVTDAGGTPIPARLVLRGVSSTPDPKLGPRWSARGADNIVYAARGEGTVELPIGKYRVTAMHGLEHAIATETIAVAEDKGAVLRVALERAFDTPGWTAAEFHLHAEPSFDSSVTLPDRVTSLLAEELGFAVATDHNVVTDYGPAIAQLGASAALGSARGVEVTTEDPQWGHFNAWPYPAGEPIPPFAGQTPRTLFAAIREAAPGAILQANHPRMVEYNIGYFGLGGLDAKTGVASNPEYSPDFDAVELWNGMDNNDMTVTRRNVTEWFDLLNLGRRYTATGGSDSHVLIYQWAGFPRNYVRVQDAGGPPSPEAMADAVRAGRVQVTCGPFITLSAGGGAPGDLVAATDGRIQVDVEVRAASWIDVDTIELWVNGELAAEGALGAGTKGAVRGRLGLRLPVARDSWIVAIARGDDPMTEVLPFTKLQPFAFTNPVLVDADGDGRFSAPNAGGEERAPDAGAGLEGARDAGLAAAR from the coding sequence ATGACCAACCCGTGCCGCCAGAGGCGCTTGCCGCCATCCCTCCTCGCGATCCCCGCCGCACTCGCCTTCGCCGCGTTCGTCGCGCTCGGGCCGAGCTGCTCGGACGCGCTGCGCAGGCCGCTCGCGGGCGGCGGCGCGGTGGTGTGGCGCATCGGATCGACCAAGAACCCGCCGATCACGCCGGTCAAAGGCCGCGAGGGCGACTTCGTGCTCATGAGCGCGTCGATCGCCGTGCTCGTCGCGGGAGACGAGGACGATCCGCGGCTCGAGCATCGCGAGGGATCGATTGTCGGCGTCGTGACCTCCGCGGCCGAGGGCGGCGAGCTCGACGAGCTGCGGCCCGTCGTTCGCGTGGACGGGAAGGAGGTAGCGCTCGCGGTGACCCGCGTCCGCGCCGAGAAGCGCGACGGCAGGCCGGCGGTCGTGATCCGCGCGAGCGACGAGAAGGCGGGGATCGAGGCGACGACCCGCGTGGAGCTCGCGCCCTCGGGTCCGTACGCCGTGATCGAGACGGCCGTCAGGAACACGGGCGACGCGGCGCTGCCCGCGGTGCAGGTCGGGGATCGGGTGGCCTGGCCGGACGGACACACGTTCGCGCCCGGTTTGGGCTTCGCGGCCGAGCCTGGAACGGCCGAGGCCCGGTGGATCGGCCGACGCGGTGAGGCGGCCTCGTACGCGCTCGCGTTCCCGGGAGACGCGCCCACCATAACCTTCGAGTTCGAGCCGCACGGGCCGATGGGCGCCGCGGCCGCCACCGCTCCAGCGCCGCTTCCCAAGGGCGCGTGGAGGACGTGGCGACGCACGCTCGTCGTCGTGCCGGGCGGGCTCGAGCGCGCGGCGCGCGAGGCGTGGATCGCGCTCGGAGAGCCGCTCGGGGAGATCCGCGGCGTGCTGGCGCCGGCGCCGGCGTGGGTCTCCATCGAGGTCTCCCGGCCCGAGGGAGGACCGTCCCTGGTCGCCGAAGCGGCCGCGGACGGAGCGTTCGCCGTCTGGATCCCGGCCGGGCGGTACGAGATCGTCGCGCGGACCCCTGGCGGCGAGGATCGGTTGTCCGTCGACGTGCGACCGGAAGAGGTCGCCGTGGCCGCGCTCACCCCGCCGACGCCGGGCGTGCTCCGGTTCCGCGTCACCGACGCAGGAGGGACGCCGATCCCGGCGCGCCTCGTGCTCCGCGGCGTGTCGTCGACCCCGGATCCGAAGCTCGGCCCGCGCTGGTCGGCGCGCGGGGCCGACAACATCGTCTACGCCGCTCGCGGCGAGGGCACGGTCGAGCTGCCGATCGGGAAGTACCGCGTCACGGCGATGCACGGCCTCGAGCACGCGATCGCGACCGAGACGATCGCCGTGGCCGAGGACAAGGGCGCGGTGCTCCGCGTCGCGCTCGAGCGCGCGTTCGACACGCCGGGCTGGACCGCCGCCGAGTTCCACCTCCACGCGGAGCCGAGCTTCGACTCGTCCGTGACGCTCCCGGATCGCGTCACCTCGCTGCTCGCCGAGGAGCTCGGGTTCGCGGTCGCTACCGACCACAACGTCGTCACCGACTACGGGCCGGCGATCGCACAGCTCGGCGCCTCGGCCGCCCTCGGCTCGGCCCGCGGCGTGGAGGTGACCACCGAGGATCCGCAGTGGGGCCACTTCAACGCCTGGCCGTACCCCGCGGGCGAGCCGATCCCGCCGTTCGCGGGCCAGACGCCGCGCACCCTGTTCGCCGCGATCCGCGAGGCCGCGCCGGGCGCGATCCTCCAGGCCAACCACCCGCGGATGGTGGAGTACAACATCGGCTACTTCGGCCTCGGCGGGCTCGACGCGAAGACCGGCGTCGCCTCGAACCCCGAGTACTCGCCCGACTTCGACGCCGTCGAGTTGTGGAACGGGATGGACAACAACGACATGACGGTCACGCGGCGCAACGTGACCGAGTGGTTCGACCTGCTGAACCTGGGGCGACGCTACACGGCGACCGGGGGCTCGGACTCCCACGTCCTCATCTACCAGTGGGCCGGCTTCCCGCGGAACTACGTGCGCGTCCAGGACGCCGGCGGGCCGCCTTCTCCAGAGGCGATGGCCGACGCGGTGCGCGCGGGCCGCGTTCAGGTGACCTGCGGGCCGTTCATCACGCTGTCGGCCGGCGGAGGCGCGCCCGGCGATCTCGTCGCGGCGACGGACGGGCGGATCCAGGTCGACGTGGAGGTGCGCGCCGCGTCGTGGATCGACGTGGACACGATCGAGCTCTGGGTCAACGGCGAGCTCGCGGCCGAGGGCGCGCTCGGCGCGGGGACGAAGGGCGCGGTGCGCGGACGCCTGGGCCTGCGCCTGCCCGTCGCGCGCGACTCCTGGATCGTGGCGATCGCGCGGGGCGACGATCCTATGACCGAGGTGCTCCCGTTCACGAAGCTGCAGCCGTTCGCCTTCACGAACCCCGTGCTCGTCGACGCCGACGGCGACGGCAGGTTCTCGGCGCCGAACGCCGGCGGGGAGGAGCGCGCCCCGGACGCCGGCGCAGGGCTCGAAGGCGCCCGGGACGCGGGTTTGGCGGCCGCGCGCTGA